The proteins below come from a single uncultured Carboxylicivirga sp. genomic window:
- a CDS encoding RagB/SusD family nutrient uptake outer membrane protein, with amino-acid sequence MKKIAYLIIAAAMLGSCSEDFLNVEPLTQKTSENFPQTADDAKQMMAGIYTTMNNEQRNVDQSYLFVCEVASDEKLGGGGVNDIKAQSYEAMMYSDPEMLSHTWEVTYEGIHRANFALENMDLLSDMVVSPELKNQYKGEAHFLRAFFFYRLATLFGNVPLKITTEEANLPAASTEEIYGQITLDLKTAIELLPKIPYSSTEEGRVTVWAAQALMARVWLFYTGFYQEASLPGVTKAEVTSWLGECISASGHYLVEDYHELWPYTNSLTINDYPYMTDYMEQTGKELLYAADNGAVSPETVFALKFSNFANWDIRRGYSNTFQLFFALRGLQSVANTFPFAGGWGQGNSIPKHIIDQWQIDEPNDIRLWASVIDIESELPNYAKGQWDFVMESNYWGKKYNGVTAKASDGSIKNDYSVIMYGNQDNNQLSHGDDLIFIRFADVLLMMSELTEDASYMNEVRDRVGLDPVSYSLENIQKERHHELAFEGLRWNDMRRWGADFTKTALESQIGTPVYNFGNPDVFNGLNSKGYSARYDETKGFFPIPQRQIDLSNGVLEQTPGFTSNDLYPGFSN; translated from the coding sequence ATGAAAAAAATAGCATATTTAATCATTGCTGCTGCAATGTTGGGTAGCTGCTCAGAGGATTTTCTTAATGTGGAGCCGCTCACTCAAAAAACCTCGGAAAACTTTCCGCAGACAGCAGATGATGCCAAACAAATGATGGCAGGTATTTATACCACCATGAATAACGAACAGCGTAACGTAGATCAGAGTTACTTGTTTGTTTGTGAAGTTGCCAGTGACGAGAAATTGGGCGGTGGTGGCGTAAACGACATTAAGGCTCAATCATACGAAGCCATGATGTATTCAGATCCTGAAATGTTGTCTCATACATGGGAAGTAACTTACGAAGGAATTCACCGCGCAAATTTTGCCCTTGAAAATATGGATCTGCTCAGTGACATGGTTGTGAGTCCAGAGCTTAAAAACCAATACAAGGGAGAAGCCCATTTCTTAAGAGCTTTCTTTTTCTACCGTTTGGCGACTCTTTTTGGGAATGTGCCGCTAAAAATAACCACGGAAGAAGCTAATTTGCCCGCTGCGAGTACGGAAGAGATTTACGGGCAAATAACTTTAGACTTAAAAACAGCCATTGAACTCTTACCTAAAATACCGTATTCTTCAACAGAGGAAGGTCGTGTCACTGTTTGGGCAGCACAGGCCTTGATGGCCCGTGTGTGGCTTTTTTATACCGGTTTTTACCAAGAGGCTTCACTCCCTGGTGTTACTAAGGCTGAAGTTACTTCTTGGTTGGGAGAATGCATCAGTGCCAGTGGACATTATTTGGTTGAGGATTATCACGAGCTTTGGCCTTATACAAATTCGTTGACAATTAATGATTATCCTTACATGACCGATTATATGGAGCAAACAGGCAAAGAGCTTCTGTATGCCGCTGATAATGGTGCGGTAAGCCCAGAGACTGTATTTGCGCTTAAGTTTTCGAACTTTGCCAATTGGGATATTCGACGAGGTTATAGTAATACTTTTCAATTGTTCTTCGCATTGCGAGGATTGCAATCGGTAGCTAATACATTTCCTTTTGCAGGAGGTTGGGGACAGGGTAACTCTATTCCTAAACATATTATTGATCAATGGCAGATTGATGAACCTAACGACATCCGTCTTTGGGCTTCTGTAATTGATATTGAATCAGAGCTTCCTAATTACGCAAAAGGTCAATGGGATTTTGTGATGGAAAGTAATTATTGGGGTAAGAAATACAATGGTGTCACTGCTAAAGCTTCTGATGGCTCAATAAAGAATGATTACAGCGTCATAATGTACGGTAATCAAGACAATAATCAGCTATCACATGGTGATGATTTAATTTTCATCCGTTTTGCCGATGTGTTGCTGATGATGTCTGAGTTAACAGAAGATGCGTCATATATGAATGAGGTGCGTGACCGTGTTGGCCTTGATCCTGTATCATATTCATTGGAAAATATTCAAAAGGAGCGTCATCATGAGCTTGCTTTTGAAGGTTTGCGTTGGAACGATATGCGTCGTTGGGGTGCAGACTTCACCAAAACTGCCCTTGAATCTCAGATTGGAACACCAGTTTATAACTTTGGAAATCCTGATGTATTTAATGGGCTTAATAGCAAAGGTTATAGTGCTCGTTATGATGAAACCAAAGGTTTCTTCCCTATTCCTCAGAGGCAAATCGATCTGTCAAATGGAGTATTGGAGCAAACTCCCGGATTCACTAGTAATGATCTTTATCCTGGATTTAGTAATTAA
- a CDS encoding TonB-dependent receptor — MKKRNLILLLFLFVGFTAFAQKKVSGTVYDNENMPIPGVTVLEKGTSNGIITDMDGNYLITIPGDDAILVFSFIGMKTQEITVGTQTTVNVNMIPDMADLDEVVVVGYGVQKKKLVTGANLSLGSDDLQRQNSTQALDAIQTMSPGVNITQGSGMPGEGFKVNIRGLGTIGDSNPLYVIDGVAGGDINTLNPSDIESIDVLKDAASAAIYGSRAANGVILVTTKSGKKGRTLVTYDGFYGVQNVYKMPDLLNAQQFMDIYNEERVVSGKDPLDFASIIPGLYQDIQNGWQGTDWVKEIENKNAPIQNHSINITGGSENSVFAMGFSYSSQEGTLGKPVQPKSDRYTLRLNSDHILYEKDGLDIVKVGQTLNYSYRERSGIAIGGMYSNDIRNMMTGSPLVPVCNDEGEYYARADVQASGLEALSSRIYNPLALMDLNRGQNETINYNLNSNAYLQIQPIKGLIWKTNFGYRMHADSYRSYQPEYFLAGDAFMTPGRITQNAGSGYRWTLENTLNYNFKLNLHSFDFLVGQSAEKWGYGSNMNATNANPTFIGYDYAYLDNTDGLTSGITSIGGAPNGRGALASYFGRVNYDFNEKYLLTLVMRADGSHNFPQGKRWGYFPSVSGGWVMTEESFMADNEVVDFLKLRASWGQNGNQNVDSYQFLSLIGFDAENNYRFGNDRSKMQLGGYPAVLPNPNITWETSEQLDIGMDVHFLNSRLQGSFDYYIKTTKDWLVRPNISDIMGPVAAFANAGDIENKGFELALRWNDNVGEFTYGAQFNISKNTNTVTKFGDNTGFLASDPSVISQGTDPVWRVENGMPAGYFYGYKTEGIFQNEQQIADWTHGFLQANPEPGDVIFSDVNGDGEVTAEDKTMIGNPHPDVRIGFSVNFAYKGFDFSLSGNGAFGHQILKSYRSFGDNEFHNYTTDILGRWHGEGTSNKIPRMTPGNGTNRLNISELYIEDGDFVKIQNITLGYDFKKLLPEMPLSQARIFVAGRNLFTFTDYSGLDPEVGYGDGQGFVQGIDLGFYPAPKTYMVGFNLKF; from the coding sequence ATGAAAAAAAGAAATCTCATTTTGCTTCTTTTTTTGTTTGTAGGCTTTACTGCATTTGCCCAAAAAAAGGTGAGCGGTACTGTTTACGACAATGAGAACATGCCCATTCCCGGGGTAACAGTTCTAGAGAAAGGAACCTCCAACGGAATTATTACCGATATGGATGGAAATTATTTAATAACAATTCCAGGAGACGATGCCATATTAGTATTCTCTTTTATTGGAATGAAAACTCAAGAAATCACAGTTGGCACTCAAACTACCGTTAACGTTAACATGATACCTGACATGGCCGACCTGGACGAAGTGGTGGTTGTTGGATATGGTGTACAAAAGAAGAAACTGGTGACAGGAGCCAACCTTTCCCTTGGATCGGATGATTTACAACGTCAGAATTCGACTCAGGCATTAGATGCTATTCAGACGATGTCTCCAGGGGTGAACATTACTCAAGGATCGGGTATGCCAGGGGAAGGTTTTAAAGTGAATATTCGCGGTTTGGGTACTATTGGTGATTCAAATCCGCTTTATGTGATTGACGGTGTTGCTGGTGGTGATATCAATACCCTTAACCCTTCGGATATCGAATCGATCGACGTATTAAAGGATGCGGCTTCAGCTGCCATCTATGGTTCCAGGGCTGCCAACGGTGTTATTTTGGTAACCACCAAGAGTGGTAAAAAAGGACGTACTTTGGTGACATATGATGGATTTTATGGTGTGCAAAATGTTTATAAAATGCCTGATTTATTGAATGCTCAGCAGTTTATGGATATTTACAACGAGGAGCGTGTGGTTTCAGGAAAGGATCCCCTTGATTTCGCTTCCATCATTCCCGGTTTATACCAGGATATTCAAAATGGATGGCAAGGAACTGACTGGGTGAAAGAAATCGAGAATAAGAATGCTCCCATCCAAAACCATTCTATTAACATTACCGGAGGATCTGAAAACTCAGTGTTCGCAATGGGATTTTCTTATTCGTCACAAGAAGGTACTTTGGGAAAACCCGTTCAACCAAAAAGCGATAGATATACCTTGCGTTTGAACAGCGACCATATTTTATATGAGAAAGACGGATTGGACATTGTTAAAGTAGGTCAGACATTAAATTACAGTTATCGCGAAAGAAGTGGAATTGCCATTGGCGGGATGTATTCCAACGACATTCGTAACATGATGACAGGAAGTCCTTTGGTGCCTGTATGTAATGACGAAGGCGAGTATTATGCAAGAGCAGATGTTCAGGCTTCAGGTCTTGAAGCATTATCGTCTCGAATATATAACCCATTGGCTTTGATGGATTTAAATCGAGGTCAAAATGAGACCATAAATTACAACCTCAATAGTAATGCCTATCTACAAATTCAACCGATAAAAGGGTTGATTTGGAAAACTAACTTTGGTTACAGAATGCATGCGGATTCTTACCGGAGCTACCAACCTGAATATTTTTTGGCTGGGGATGCATTTATGACCCCCGGTCGGATTACTCAAAATGCAGGCAGTGGATACCGTTGGACTCTTGAAAATACATTGAATTATAATTTTAAATTGAATCTACATTCATTTGATTTTTTAGTTGGACAATCTGCGGAAAAATGGGGATATGGCAGCAATATGAATGCGACCAATGCCAATCCTACTTTTATTGGTTATGATTACGCTTATCTTGACAATACCGATGGGTTAACATCAGGTATAACGAGTATTGGCGGTGCTCCTAATGGAAGAGGGGCTCTCGCTTCCTACTTTGGAAGGGTCAATTATGACTTCAACGAAAAGTATCTGCTTACTTTGGTGATGCGTGCTGACGGATCTCATAATTTTCCTCAAGGCAAACGTTGGGGATATTTTCCATCTGTTTCTGGCGGTTGGGTAATGACCGAAGAAAGTTTTATGGCCGACAATGAAGTAGTTGATTTCTTGAAGTTAAGAGCCAGTTGGGGACAAAACGGTAATCAGAATGTTGATTCCTACCAGTTTTTAAGCCTTATTGGGTTTGACGCTGAAAATAATTACAGATTTGGAAATGATCGATCTAAAATGCAATTAGGTGGTTATCCTGCAGTACTACCAAATCCTAACATTACTTGGGAAACTTCTGAGCAGTTGGATATTGGTATGGATGTCCATTTCTTAAACTCAAGACTTCAGGGTTCGTTCGATTATTATATCAAGACCACCAAGGATTGGTTGGTTCGTCCGAACATTTCAGATATAATGGGACCCGTGGCTGCTTTTGCCAATGCTGGCGATATCGAAAACAAAGGATTTGAACTGGCATTGCGCTGGAATGACAATGTGGGCGAATTCACTTATGGTGCCCAATTCAATATATCCAAAAATACAAATACAGTTACTAAATTTGGTGACAATACTGGTTTTTTGGCAAGTGATCCAAGTGTTATTTCACAAGGTACTGACCCGGTTTGGCGAGTTGAAAATGGAATGCCTGCAGGCTATTTCTACGGATACAAAACAGAAGGTATTTTCCAGAATGAACAGCAAATTGCGGACTGGACTCATGGCTTCCTACAGGCAAATCCTGAGCCCGGGGATGTTATTTTCTCTGATGTCAATGGTGACGGTGAAGTCACCGCAGAAGATAAAACCATGATTGGTAATCCTCATCCGGATGTTAGAATTGGTTTTAGTGTTAACTTCGCCTACAAAGGATTCGATTTCTCATTAAGTGGTAATGGTGCATTTGGCCATCAAATATTGAAGTCGTATCGTTCATTTGGTGACAACGAGTTCCATAACTATACAACCGACATTTTGGGTCGTTGGCACGGAGAAGGAACTTCAAATAAAATTCCTCGCATGACTCCAGGTAATGGAACCAACCGTTTGAATATATCAGAGTTATACATTGAAGATGGTGACTTTGTTAAAATTCAGAATATTACCCTTGGTTATGACTTTAAAAAATTGTTGCCTGAAATGCCATTGTCGCAAGCTCGCATATTTGTTGCAGGACGTAACTTATTTACATTTACTGACTATTCCGGCCTAGATCCTGAAGTTGGTTATGGTGATGGACAAGGTTTTGTGCAAGGTATCGATCTTGGTTTTTATCCTGCTCCCAAAACTTATATGGTGGGATTTAATTTGAAATTCTAA
- a CDS encoding alpha-L-fucosidase yields the protein MKNIGLIIIAVLLNLNLMAQSDNQVLVNTVNEPIKTGKFEPTWESLQQYEVPEWFRNAKFGIWAHWGPQCQPEQGDWYARFMYDEGSRQYNWHLENYGHPSKVGFKEVIHDWKAENWDPEKLVALYKRAGAQYFFAMANHHDNLDMWNSKYQEWNTTRVGPKQDIISEWAKAAKKYDLPLGLSVHAAHAWTWMETSQRSDKKGKWEGISYDGKLTKQDGKGTWWEGLDPQELYSQNHPLSKGSEDVGRIHSQWAWRNEASIPSQDYCDKFYNRTMDLINQYNPDLLYFDDTALPLYPISDAGLQIAAHYYNHNMATHDGNLEAVLFGKVLTDDQKKCMIWDVERGAPDKIQADAWQTCTCIGDWHYNRSTYDHNWYKSAKTVIHMLVDIVSKNGNLLLNIPVRGDGTIDEKEIEILEGIADWMDINKESIYDTRPWKKFGEGPVADQDNPINAQGFNEGKIKFSAKDIRFNQKGKILYATILGIPTEDIVITSLAKENVKQKIKKIEMLGIDEKLTWSQTNDSLVIRKPENCPNDIAVVFKIFFK from the coding sequence ATGAAAAATATAGGGTTAATAATTATAGCTGTTCTACTTAATTTGAATCTAATGGCACAGTCGGATAATCAGGTGCTTGTAAATACAGTTAATGAGCCGATTAAGACTGGTAAATTTGAGCCAACTTGGGAATCGTTACAGCAATACGAGGTGCCTGAATGGTTTCGAAATGCCAAATTTGGTATATGGGCACATTGGGGACCACAATGTCAACCGGAGCAAGGCGACTGGTATGCCCGATTTATGTATGATGAAGGTAGTAGACAATATAATTGGCATTTAGAGAACTATGGGCATCCCTCAAAAGTTGGATTTAAAGAGGTTATTCACGACTGGAAAGCCGAAAATTGGGACCCTGAAAAATTAGTGGCTCTTTACAAACGCGCAGGGGCTCAATATTTCTTTGCAATGGCTAATCACCACGATAACCTGGATATGTGGAATAGTAAATATCAGGAATGGAATACAACGCGTGTTGGTCCCAAACAGGATATTATTAGTGAATGGGCCAAAGCAGCTAAAAAATATGATCTTCCTCTGGGATTAAGTGTTCATGCTGCACATGCCTGGACGTGGATGGAAACATCTCAGCGTTCGGATAAAAAAGGAAAGTGGGAAGGCATATCTTATGATGGTAAGCTTACAAAACAAGATGGGAAAGGAACCTGGTGGGAAGGATTGGATCCTCAGGAATTGTATTCTCAAAATCATCCTTTAAGTAAAGGCAGTGAAGATGTAGGTCGTATTCATAGTCAATGGGCATGGAGAAATGAGGCTTCTATTCCTTCTCAGGATTATTGTGACAAATTTTATAACCGTACTATGGACCTGATTAATCAGTATAACCCTGATTTGTTATACTTCGATGATACAGCACTTCCTCTTTATCCGATCAGTGATGCAGGACTTCAAATTGCGGCCCATTATTACAATCACAATATGGCTACTCACGATGGGAATCTTGAAGCCGTTTTGTTTGGAAAAGTACTGACCGATGACCAGAAAAAATGTATGATATGGGATGTGGAAAGGGGAGCACCCGATAAGATACAGGCTGATGCCTGGCAAACATGTACCTGTATTGGTGATTGGCATTATAACAGGTCAACATACGATCATAACTGGTACAAATCAGCAAAAACAGTTATTCACATGTTAGTTGATATTGTCAGTAAAAACGGAAATTTGCTTTTAAATATTCCTGTTCGTGGCGATGGTACCATTGATGAAAAAGAAATTGAAATACTTGAAGGTATTGCTGACTGGATGGATATCAACAAAGAAAGCATTTACGATACCCGCCCATGGAAAAAATTTGGAGAAGGACCAGTAGCTGATCAGGATAATCCAATTAATGCCCAGGGATTTAATGAAGGAAAAATTAAATTTTCTGCAAAAGATATAAGGTTTAATCAGAAAGGAAAAATTCTGTATGCAACAATTCTTGGAATCCCAACAGAAGATATAGTCATTACTTCATTAGCCAAGGAAAATGTAAAACAGAAAATAAAAAAGATTGAGATGTTGGGCATCGATGAAAAACTCACATGGAGTCAAACGAATGATTCTCTCGTTATTCGTAAACCAGAGAATTGTCCCAATGATATTGCCGTTGTTTTTAAGATATTTTTCAAATAG
- a CDS encoding DUF3237 family protein: MNSTSKLNSIVVAVILLFLFISRNTFAQSPETEKGDSIYLDFKMELMWKAKVKIGKTINVGESKRGSRHMIPIIGGTFRGPNINGEVFLMVKTGS, encoded by the coding sequence ATGAACTCGACCTCTAAACTAAATAGTATAGTAGTAGCTGTAATTCTGCTATTCTTATTCATTTCCAGGAATACTTTTGCCCAAAGTCCTGAAACGGAAAAAGGAGATAGCATTTATCTCGATTTTAAAATGGAACTGATGTGGAAGGCTAAGGTCAAGATCGGAAAAACGATTAATGTTGGAGAGAGTAAACGAGGTTCAAGGCATATGATTCCCATTATCGGTGGTACATTTAGAGGGCCAAATATTAACGGCGAAGTTTTCCTTATGGTGAAGACTGGCAGCTAG
- a CDS encoding TIM-barrel domain-containing protein, whose protein sequence is MKVINSMLILVLLIGIGCTPQSYIKTETGIKTTIDSIVVEVNFYTADIVRVTKSLLGESFEKKSLSVVKEPENVPFKVKESGIHILLESERLMVQIDTQTGGISYLGSNGDTLLLEKAASATFTPFNDAGNETYSVKQSFILAPDEAIYGLGILQNGMMSQRNQQVHMVQNNTWDFSTFFQSVRGYGLFWDNYSPTDFTDDESGTEFASEVGDCIDYYFMYGGNADGVVAEMRNLTGKVPMFPLWTYGFWQSRERYKTQEETVGVVKKYRELGVPLDGIIQDWQYWGDNYHWNGMSFKNPGFPDPQKFVDDVHNLNAHMIISIWSSFGPKTPQYKILKDKDMLMDFQTWPQSGKEGWPPDMNYPSGVQVYDPYNPEARDIYWKYLSEGLFSLGIDGWWMDSTEPDHMDVKPEDFDNKTYLGSFRKVRNAFPLATVGGVYDHQRKASSDKRVFILTRSGFAGQQRYGCNVWSGDLGSSWDALRNQVPAGLNFTLTGNPNFNTDIGGFFAGAYNKSWNDGTASKNPLFQELYVRWMQYGVFTPMMRSHGTEMKREIYYFGKQGEPIYDAIASAINLRYLLLPYIYTTSWNVTDANNSFMRALVMDFPSDKKIWDMNNEYMFGQSLLVAPVLSAHYTPEKIVKVDEATGWNKGGARTKEGYPVVDFTKTKSSTVYLPKGTTWYDFWTNEKFDGGQEISKETTIKTIPLYVKAGSILPIGPKVQYATETNWDNLEIRIYAGTDGDFTLYEDEKDNYNYEKGVYSTIPFEWNDVEKTLTIGERKGEFPGMITERTFNIVFASKDKNVGTLNKVVHYSGEEVVVKL, encoded by the coding sequence ATGAAAGTAATTAACTCAATGCTGATTCTGGTTCTTCTGATTGGTATAGGTTGTACTCCACAATCGTATATCAAGACAGAAACTGGTATAAAGACAACTATTGATTCGATAGTAGTTGAAGTAAACTTTTATACAGCTGACATTGTTCGGGTCACCAAATCTCTGTTAGGGGAATCTTTTGAAAAGAAAAGTCTTTCAGTAGTTAAAGAGCCAGAAAATGTGCCTTTTAAGGTAAAAGAATCAGGTATACATATTTTGTTGGAAAGCGAACGATTAATGGTACAGATCGATACCCAAACAGGGGGCATATCCTATCTGGGATCAAATGGTGATACTCTTCTTCTGGAAAAAGCTGCAAGTGCAACTTTCACGCCATTTAACGATGCTGGCAATGAAACATATTCCGTTAAGCAATCGTTTATCCTCGCCCCAGACGAGGCAATCTACGGGCTTGGAATCCTTCAAAATGGGATGATGTCTCAACGCAACCAACAAGTACACATGGTTCAGAATAACACCTGGGATTTTTCTACATTTTTTCAATCGGTAAGAGGGTACGGTCTATTTTGGGATAACTATTCACCAACTGATTTTACGGATGATGAATCGGGTACCGAATTCGCTTCAGAAGTTGGCGATTGTATCGATTATTATTTTATGTATGGCGGAAATGCTGATGGAGTGGTTGCTGAAATGCGCAACCTGACCGGAAAAGTACCTATGTTTCCTCTTTGGACTTATGGTTTTTGGCAAAGTCGCGAGCGTTACAAAACTCAGGAAGAAACTGTTGGAGTAGTTAAAAAATACCGTGAATTAGGTGTTCCGTTAGACGGTATTATTCAGGACTGGCAGTATTGGGGTGATAATTACCACTGGAATGGCATGTCTTTTAAAAATCCGGGGTTTCCAGATCCTCAAAAATTTGTCGATGATGTTCATAATTTGAATGCACACATGATTATTTCAATCTGGTCATCTTTTGGTCCCAAAACTCCACAATATAAAATTTTGAAGGATAAGGACATGTTAATGGATTTTCAAACATGGCCACAATCAGGGAAAGAAGGTTGGCCTCCGGATATGAATTATCCATCAGGAGTGCAGGTCTACGATCCTTATAATCCCGAGGCCCGGGATATTTATTGGAAATATTTGAGTGAAGGGCTTTTCTCGTTGGGAATTGATGGTTGGTGGATGGATTCGACAGAACCAGACCACATGGATGTTAAACCGGAAGATTTCGATAATAAAACCTATTTGGGCTCTTTCCGCAAAGTTCGGAATGCATTCCCACTTGCAACTGTTGGAGGTGTTTACGATCATCAGCGCAAAGCCTCTTCTGATAAAAGGGTATTTATTTTAACACGTTCTGGTTTTGCAGGTCAACAACGCTATGGTTGTAATGTTTGGTCTGGAGACCTGGGCTCCTCATGGGATGCCTTGCGGAATCAAGTTCCGGCCGGACTGAATTTTACCCTGACCGGAAATCCGAATTTCAATACCGATATCGGTGGTTTTTTTGCAGGTGCTTACAATAAATCGTGGAATGACGGAACAGCTTCGAAAAATCCACTATTCCAAGAGTTGTATGTACGCTGGATGCAATATGGGGTATTTACCCCAATGATGCGTTCGCACGGAACCGAAATGAAAAGGGAGATCTACTATTTTGGTAAACAAGGCGAGCCAATATACGATGCCATTGCAAGTGCCATCAACCTGCGTTATTTATTGCTGCCATATATTTATACTACTTCGTGGAATGTTACCGATGCCAATAACAGTTTTATGCGTGCTTTAGTAATGGATTTTCCGTCAGATAAGAAAATATGGGACATGAACAACGAGTATATGTTTGGCCAGTCCCTTCTTGTAGCACCGGTGCTGTCAGCCCATTATACTCCTGAGAAAATAGTGAAGGTTGATGAAGCAACAGGTTGGAACAAAGGAGGTGCAAGAACTAAAGAGGGGTATCCGGTAGTTGATTTTACAAAAACGAAATCCTCCACTGTTTATCTACCGAAAGGAACAACCTGGTATGATTTCTGGACAAATGAAAAGTTTGATGGAGGTCAGGAAATTTCAAAAGAAACCACTATAAAAACAATACCGTTGTATGTAAAAGCCGGAAGTATTCTCCCTATTGGTCCGAAAGTTCAATACGCAACCGAGACGAATTGGGATAATTTAGAAATCCGCATTTATGCAGGTACCGATGGTGATTTTACTTTATATGAAGACGAAAAAGATAATTATAACTACGAAAAAGGGGTATATTCAACTATTCCTTTTGAGTGGAATGATGTCGAGAAAACATTAACCATTGGTGAACGCAAGGGTGAATTCCCTGGCATGATCACAGAAAGGACATTCAACATTGTATTTGCATCTAAAGACAAAAATGTTGGCACATTGAATAAAGTAGTACATTATTCAGGTGAAGAAGTTGTCGTCAAATTGTAA